One window of the Actinomyces procaprae genome contains the following:
- a CDS encoding metal-sensitive transcriptional regulator, protein MAKTQGAVTRGAAAPTAGAEATAAPGFECDPETKRRIVNRLKRARGQLDAVIDAAEREASCKEIVTQLSAVTHALNRAGFVIVATAMQACADGERTAAAERDGGDGVSEADGTGASSDGASRPGALTMDELEKIFLSLV, encoded by the coding sequence GTGGCCAAGACTCAAGGTGCTGTAACTCGAGGTGCCGCCGCGCCGACGGCAGGCGCTGAGGCGACGGCGGCCCCGGGATTCGAGTGCGATCCGGAGACGAAGCGCCGCATCGTCAACCGGCTCAAGCGGGCGCGCGGCCAGCTGGACGCCGTCATCGACGCCGCCGAGCGTGAGGCCTCTTGCAAGGAGATCGTCACGCAGCTGTCGGCGGTGACGCACGCGCTGAACCGGGCCGGGTTCGTCATCGTCGCCACCGCCATGCAGGCCTGCGCCGACGGCGAGCGTACGGCGGCGGCCGAGCGGGACGGTGGGGACGGCGTCAGCGAGGCCGACGGGACCGGAGCTTCGTCGGACGGGGCCTCCCGGCCGGGGGCGCTGACCATGGACGAGCTGGAGAAGATCTTCCTGTCCCTGGTCTGA
- the fxsT gene encoding FxSxx-COOH system tetratricopeptide repeat protein, with product MAELPSLLPVAKSATSLLLLGADFVSGPSFAGAAAVVGEAATWWDRLHALKGRDQEQEALSRRIEARLRSQLEAMQPAIQARDISSTVLASAVTEVEVLIKELEADPSIFVAAVRNPESFKAGLRQRGGARRANLEEKAEEFFDRLVDTTADEIIVLAPSSPKFQLGALQKLLDGQDRILENQNLLLANDQKMHAKIDYLIATGQASSVSQRQESSRFGTRPTVADGFIKRPQFTRLLESVVAQSAERTVLVGMRGCGKSQLAAALARYCEKQDWQLVAWINAQSRDSVLAGLSELGLALGVPTGEDLTPEVLAQRCLNALASDKASDRLAVLDNVERLDDLRDVVPRGQGLRVLATTTRHSGWDGQGWDQIDVTEFDRSEAVDFLLRRTGQDDATTAGEIAERLGDLPLAIAQAAASIKYESCTLGEYLVRLSQTKLEDAVPKLDGDLYPEGVAFALWMAIEGVLERIAAISLPRAKIARDQLGALALLAASGVPTRWLSAATNDAGEARRALAELRNSSICQVSDDGATITIHRLQGQVFRETRTESQKKEMTAAAVGTLTAIDFDAIPQNNTQERRREVLDRVAQLRTIAEQEHSRELFRYSRISNLLSDTLRRASELGAPQDALFLEAAVDVQTTILGTNHADSLRSRNNLAYAYQAAGRTEEAIELCEQVLQDSLRILGPDHPQTLTSRHNLAGAYQDTGRTEEAINLFDQVLQDSLRILGPDHPQTLTSRHNLAYAYQDTGRTEDAIDLYQQVLQDSLRILGPNHPDTLTSRHNLAGAYHDTGRTEDAIGMFDQVLQDSLRILGPNHPDTLTTRNNLAYAYQTAGKVEEAIDLFERVLEASLHILGPNHPHTLTTRNNLAYAYQAAGRTEDAIGMFDQVLQDSLRILGPNHPDTLTTRNNLAGAYHDTGRTEDAIGMFDQVLQDSLRILGPNHPHTLTTRNNLAGAYQAAGRTEDAAKLTGAADSDPKGS from the coding sequence ATGGCTGAGCTCCCTTCCCTGCTGCCGGTCGCGAAGAGCGCGACCAGCCTGCTGTTGCTAGGTGCCGACTTCGTTTCGGGCCCGTCCTTTGCGGGTGCGGCAGCGGTTGTCGGCGAGGCCGCGACGTGGTGGGATCGTCTGCACGCGCTCAAGGGCCGGGATCAGGAGCAGGAGGCCCTGAGCCGGCGGATCGAGGCGCGTCTGCGCTCGCAGCTAGAAGCCATGCAGCCTGCGATCCAGGCACGTGATATCTCCTCGACCGTGCTCGCCAGTGCCGTCACCGAGGTTGAAGTTCTCATTAAGGAGTTAGAGGCCGACCCGAGCATCTTTGTGGCTGCGGTACGGAACCCTGAGAGTTTCAAAGCTGGGCTGCGTCAGCGCGGCGGCGCACGCAGGGCAAACCTTGAGGAGAAGGCTGAGGAGTTCTTCGATCGCCTGGTTGACACCACCGCCGATGAGATCATCGTGTTGGCGCCGTCGTCTCCCAAGTTCCAACTCGGAGCCTTGCAAAAGCTATTGGACGGGCAGGACAGGATACTTGAAAATCAAAACCTGCTCCTCGCCAACGACCAGAAGATGCATGCGAAGATTGATTACCTCATAGCGACTGGGCAAGCATCCTCGGTATCCCAGCGCCAGGAATCGTCTCGCTTCGGCACGCGCCCGACCGTCGCCGACGGGTTTATAAAACGACCCCAATTCACTCGACTCCTAGAGTCGGTGGTCGCGCAGTCAGCTGAGCGCACGGTTCTGGTGGGTATGCGCGGATGTGGTAAGTCCCAGCTCGCAGCCGCCCTGGCGCGATACTGCGAGAAGCAGGACTGGCAGCTTGTCGCCTGGATTAATGCCCAGTCTCGCGATTCGGTGTTGGCAGGGCTATCGGAGTTGGGCCTGGCTCTGGGAGTGCCAACCGGCGAGGATTTGACCCCTGAGGTGCTTGCACAGCGTTGTCTCAACGCGCTCGCCTCAGACAAGGCCTCCGATCGTCTCGCGGTCCTGGACAATGTTGAGCGCCTTGATGATCTGCGTGACGTGGTGCCACGGGGCCAAGGACTGCGCGTGCTCGCTACCACCACCCGGCACTCCGGCTGGGACGGGCAGGGATGGGACCAGATCGACGTCACGGAGTTCGACAGGTCGGAGGCCGTCGACTTCCTGCTGCGCAGGACAGGTCAGGACGATGCAACTACTGCTGGCGAAATCGCCGAGAGACTCGGCGATCTGCCGTTGGCAATCGCTCAGGCCGCCGCCTCCATCAAATACGAGAGCTGCACCTTGGGCGAGTACCTGGTTCGCCTGAGCCAGACCAAGCTTGAGGACGCTGTGCCCAAGCTCGACGGAGACCTCTACCCCGAGGGAGTCGCCTTCGCGTTGTGGATGGCGATCGAAGGAGTGCTCGAGCGGATCGCTGCCATCTCATTGCCACGGGCAAAGATCGCCCGCGACCAGCTGGGAGCCCTGGCGCTGCTCGCCGCATCGGGAGTACCCACACGGTGGCTTTCGGCAGCCACAAACGATGCGGGCGAAGCACGCCGGGCGCTGGCCGAACTCCGCAACTCCTCGATCTGCCAAGTCTCGGATGACGGTGCCACAATCACAATTCACCGCCTACAGGGGCAGGTATTCAGAGAAACGCGCACTGAAAGCCAAAAGAAGGAGATGACGGCCGCGGCAGTCGGCACACTGACCGCAATTGACTTCGACGCGATCCCACAAAACAACACACAGGAACGTCGCCGCGAAGTACTGGACCGCGTCGCACAACTGCGAACCATCGCAGAGCAAGAGCACTCACGCGAGCTTTTTAGATATTCACGCATCAGCAACTTACTTTCCGATACGCTTAGGCGCGCCTCCGAGCTTGGGGCACCGCAGGATGCGCTGTTTCTAGAAGCAGCGGTAGACGTCCAGACGACCATCCTGGGCACAAACCACGCCGACTCACTAAGGAGCCGCAACAACCTTGCCTACGCCTACCAGGCAGCGGGCCGGACGGAGGAGGCCATCGAACTGTGCGAGCAGGTCCTGCAGGACAGCCTGCGCATCCTCGGCCCCGACCACCCCCAAACCCTGACCAGCCGCCACAACCTCGCAGGCGCCTACCAGGATACGGGCCGGACGGAGGAGGCCATCAACCTGTTCGACCAGGTCCTGCAGGACAGCCTGCGCATCCTCGGCCCCGACCACCCCCAAACCCTGACCAGCCGCCACAACCTCGCCTACGCCTACCAGGATACGGGCCGGACGGAGGACGCCATCGACCTGTACCAGCAGGTCCTGCAGGACAGCCTGCGCATCCTCGGCCCCAACCACCCCGACACCCTCACGAGCCGCCACAACCTCGCAGGCGCCTACCATGATACGGGCCGGACGGAGGACGCCATCGGCATGTTCGATCAGGTCCTGCAGGACAGCCTGCGCATCCTCGGCCCCAACCACCCCGACACCCTGACCACCCGCAACAACCTCGCCTACGCCTACCAGACAGCGGGCAAAGTGGAAGAGGCTATCGACCTGTTCGAGCGTGTGTTGGAGGCCAGCCTGCACATCCTCGGCCCCAACCACCCCCACACCCTGACCACCCGCAACAACCTCGCCTACGCCTACCAGGCAGCGGGCCGGACAGAGGACGCCATCGGCATGTTCGATCAGGTCCTACAGGACAGCCTGCGCATCCTCGGCCCCAACCACCCCGACACCCTGACCACCCGCAACAACCTCGCAGGCGCCTACCATGATACGGGCCGGACAGAGGACGCCATCGGCATGTTCGATCAGGTCCTACAGGACAGCCTGCGCATCCTCGGCCCCAACCACCCCCACACCCTGACCACCCGCAACAACCTCGCAGGCGCCTACCAGGCAGCGGGCCGGACAGAGGATGCTGCCAAGCTAACGGGTGCAGCCGATTCCGACCCCAAGGGCTCTTGA
- a CDS encoding AAA family ATPase, whose translation MAAQESLGRIVIQGYRSIRDLDLELTSDVTVLIGANGSGKSNLVSALELISRVWDDTFQNYLTDRGGLAPSLRDEDGAARISIFGAATPGRPINGYRVALALDDDDAPRVTEDLLFQQPWEHNRPFEERISRRDLHGRGKTVPHERQGKRAIAYYVAPIVSGCRVFHFDDVSPNAPVRQYSNTADDIALHSDASNIGPFLLKTRENHPHRYEQIVSTVRSAAPFFEDFVLEPNQNERLRLRWRQRGLDRVFSSREMSDGTLRFVCLATLLLGPDLPSTVVLDEPELGLHPAAITLLAEMIHAAGRMGHRVLVATQSVPLLSHFEIGEVLVLNRVDGTTVATRPDPEHLTGFLEEYSVGALWEMNLLTGHPSFHEQPIEVI comes from the coding sequence ATGGCCGCCCAGGAGTCGCTCGGACGAATCGTCATCCAGGGGTACCGCTCGATTCGCGACCTCGACCTGGAGCTGACAAGTGACGTCACCGTCCTCATCGGCGCCAACGGGTCCGGCAAGTCCAACCTGGTCAGCGCCCTTGAGCTCATCTCCCGCGTCTGGGATGACACGTTCCAGAACTACCTCACGGACCGCGGCGGGCTCGCGCCCTCCCTCCGCGACGAGGACGGCGCCGCGCGCATCTCAATCTTCGGCGCAGCCACCCCGGGGCGTCCCATCAACGGCTACCGCGTAGCGCTCGCGCTTGACGACGACGACGCTCCCCGCGTCACAGAGGATCTCCTGTTCCAACAGCCATGGGAGCACAATCGCCCGTTCGAGGAGAGGATATCCCGACGCGACCTGCATGGAAGGGGCAAGACCGTCCCTCACGAGAGGCAGGGTAAACGTGCTATTGCCTATTACGTCGCGCCTATCGTCTCCGGATGTCGCGTATTCCACTTCGACGACGTCTCCCCCAACGCCCCTGTACGGCAGTACAGCAACACCGCAGACGATATTGCGCTTCACTCCGACGCCTCAAACATTGGCCCATTCCTGCTCAAGACTCGCGAAAATCACCCCCACCGCTACGAGCAGATCGTCTCGACCGTACGCTCCGCGGCGCCATTCTTTGAGGACTTCGTGCTGGAGCCGAACCAGAACGAGCGGCTCCGACTACGCTGGCGACAGCGTGGGCTCGACCGCGTCTTCTCCTCCCGCGAGATGAGCGACGGCACCTTGCGGTTCGTGTGCCTGGCGACTCTACTGCTGGGCCCAGATCTTCCCTCGACCGTAGTTCTGGACGAGCCCGAGCTCGGCCTGCACCCAGCAGCGATCACGCTGCTCGCGGAGATGATCCACGCCGCAGGCAGGATGGGGCATCGCGTCCTGGTAGCCACCCAGTCGGTGCCCTTGCTGTCGCACTTCGAAATCGGTGAAGTACTGGTGCTGAACCGGGTCGACGGCACCACGGTCGCCACGCGCCCCGACCCTGAACACCTCACAGGTTTTCTCGAGGAGTACTCGGTAGGAGCCCTGTGGGAGATGAACCTGCTCACAGGCCATCCGTCCTTCCACGAGCAGCCGATCGAGGTTATCTGA
- a CDS encoding DUF4276 family protein yields the protein MVLVEGQTEKDILESVFAPMAKSRSVYVYPIPVTTSQTPKGPNRGGGTWGNYDHSLRNLLKGTHLSSVGLLIDFYGYPRNAPGYVSNGKGESYRLSLEQALRDHFEDPRFHPLVVKHEIEALALASISAGHSTGAFSAKALKQLIKDVEASGGPEEVNNGPDTSPSKRILRVCPEYRKVQHGRELAELAGAEELLRQCPTFAAWWKSLLEDAPS from the coding sequence ATGGTGCTCGTTGAAGGACAAACCGAGAAAGACATCTTGGAGAGCGTTTTCGCCCCCATGGCGAAGTCTCGCTCGGTGTACGTTTACCCGATTCCCGTCACTACATCCCAAACGCCCAAAGGACCCAACCGGGGCGGCGGCACCTGGGGAAACTATGATCACAGCCTGCGTAACCTGCTTAAAGGCACCCACCTGAGCAGTGTCGGCCTGCTGATAGACTTCTACGGCTACCCGCGCAATGCACCCGGCTACGTTTCCAACGGCAAAGGGGAGTCGTACCGGCTGTCCTTGGAACAGGCGCTTCGAGACCACTTCGAGGACCCCAGGTTCCACCCACTCGTCGTCAAGCATGAGATCGAGGCACTGGCGCTCGCATCCATCTCCGCCGGTCATTCGACGGGAGCCTTCTCAGCAAAGGCGCTGAAGCAACTCATCAAAGACGTCGAGGCAAGCGGAGGCCCAGAGGAGGTCAACAACGGGCCGGACACGAGCCCGTCCAAGCGTATTCTCCGGGTCTGTCCCGAATACCGCAAAGTGCAACATGGCCGGGAGCTTGCAGAGTTGGCGGGTGCGGAAGAGCTTCTGAGGCAGTGCCCCACGTTCGCGGCCTGGTGGAAGAGCCTTCTCGAGGACGCGCCGTCCTGA
- a CDS encoding exonuclease SbcCD subunit D, with product MRILHTSDWHLGRTFHGRVLDDAQATFADHLIELVDSAQVDAVVISGDVYDRAIPPTAAVRLLDDTLCRLADRTRVVLTPGNHDSAQRLGFAASLLREGLDLRVRVADVDRPVIIPDAAGRPGLYVYALPYLDPDAARETLPGLLSERLGERTGAPAAPPEPPSPADADSLADAAASTEQSGPTAPTTADGHPLLPRSHEAVVSGALRLVARDLASRRADDGERVPALTMAHAFVVGGQASPDSERDIRVGGVDSIPAGVFATLGGSPLAGASGGLDYVALGHLHRPQELHAPTAEAHPSGAGTPTNPRLAYSGSPLPFSFPEADAAKSSILLELGPSGVTSLERIPTPTPYRATTLRGTLEELLTPANTIHCRDWVRVELTGPMLPDTMVQLKKHFPNLLAFSHTRPEQSERETITVTRASDPVDVADRFLAEMLGRNPTPAQHAVMSEAYDAARAHAQSKEER from the coding sequence ATGCGGATCCTCCACACCTCCGACTGGCACCTCGGGCGCACCTTCCACGGCCGGGTGCTCGACGACGCCCAGGCAACCTTCGCCGACCACCTGATCGAACTGGTCGACTCCGCGCAGGTGGACGCCGTCGTCATCTCCGGAGACGTGTACGACCGCGCCATCCCGCCCACCGCCGCCGTCCGCCTGCTCGATGACACCCTGTGCCGCCTGGCCGACCGCACCCGCGTGGTGCTCACCCCCGGCAACCACGACTCCGCCCAGCGGCTCGGCTTCGCCGCCTCCCTGCTGCGCGAGGGACTGGACCTGCGTGTGCGCGTAGCGGACGTAGACCGCCCCGTCATCATCCCCGACGCCGCCGGCCGCCCCGGCCTGTACGTCTACGCCCTGCCCTACCTCGACCCGGACGCCGCCCGCGAGACCCTGCCCGGGCTGCTCTCCGAGCGCCTCGGGGAACGCACAGGCGCCCCCGCCGCTCCGCCCGAGCCCCCCTCCCCCGCCGACGCCGACTCCCTCGCCGACGCCGCAGCTTCCACCGAGCAGTCCGGCCCGACCGCGCCCACCACAGCCGACGGCCACCCGCTCCTGCCCCGCAGCCACGAGGCAGTGGTCTCCGGGGCACTGCGGCTGGTGGCCCGGGACCTGGCCTCCCGCCGCGCCGACGACGGCGAGCGGGTGCCCGCGCTGACCATGGCGCACGCCTTCGTCGTCGGCGGGCAGGCAAGCCCAGACTCCGAGCGGGACATCCGCGTCGGCGGAGTCGACTCGATCCCGGCGGGAGTGTTCGCCACGCTCGGCGGCTCGCCGCTGGCCGGAGCCTCCGGCGGGCTCGACTACGTTGCCCTCGGCCACCTCCACCGCCCCCAGGAACTGCACGCGCCCACCGCCGAAGCACACCCGTCGGGCGCGGGCACCCCCACCAACCCGCGCCTGGCCTACTCCGGCAGCCCACTGCCCTTCTCCTTCCCGGAGGCCGACGCCGCCAAGTCCTCCATACTGCTGGAACTGGGACCCAGCGGCGTCACCAGCCTGGAGCGGATCCCCACGCCCACCCCCTACCGGGCCACCACGCTACGCGGCACGCTCGAGGAGCTCCTCACCCCCGCGAACACGATCCACTGCCGCGACTGGGTGCGCGTGGAACTCACCGGCCCCATGCTCCCGGACACCATGGTGCAGCTGAAGAAACACTTCCCCAACCTGCTGGCCTTCTCCCACACCCGCCCCGAGCAGTCCGAGCGCGAAACCATCACCGTCACCCGCGCCTCGGACCCGGTGGACGTCGCCGACCGCTTCCTTGCCGAAATGCTCGGGCGCAACCCGACTCCCGCCCAGCACGCGGTCATGTCCGAGGCCTACGACGCCGCCCGCGCCCACGCCCAGTCCAAGGAGGAACGCTGA
- a CDS encoding AAA family ATPase has translation MRLHRLTITGVGPFAGTQTIDFDRFADSGRFLLTGPTGSGKTTIIDAIVFALYGEVADSDGSSKQRIRSTLVAGTDPSEVELVFSTSAGVYRILRTPEYMRPKLRGDGTTRQNASVKLWRLSAPDGAPATEPITRIDEAGQEIRRIVGLDREQFTQTVILPQGKFAQFLRAESKQRRRLLRDVFGTRIFDDMQEALRVRGRALEQQVESARQALRARADILAPLLTDAEPAAQLEALVAAHMPDAEAITAIGAAAVRAATAAVEPAQQALDAAATAHQAATDAVNAATSLQERLDRRARLVAEHQQLEACAAQDAADAARAEAARRAATVIPVLARAQDATRTAHDAHQDAVKLLADNRPLDTGTEADPGTAAPLTIAEYEPTRASLEGLTTLIPATDAPTPTAPDCPHARPALDALTEAAHAITTRSHSLRTRAGSLSAVVELEDGMDARTLEMEAARQRLATGQADTDAAATQLAQRPARQAELEAALTAARAAQGRVPELRVERAEHAERLEAARRADALTGRIAAAQVGVESATAAAREAGALVSQRREAWISATAGSIVTELAPGRPCPVCGSTEHPAPAVPGQETISRAEVQAAEAAQRQADTDLAEQVKNHEALVAEQATARATAGPAPTTELDQALEDARRELDAAQQAAAPAAELESQLADFTRTTEQLRTRLEQRRTELAQEGARLDSQAEALTRDRERCRTAQGGYESVAAHMHALSAAADTAGRLADLLTRAAEATKRAMHAHTELAEAITQGGFASAAQAQAASLSGPELAALEQKVAEVTLRRERVRHGLTQDETIASLTGEETADVAGARARLATADSAYRTAMEALEQAGSRRDRIQEAADGVEHAATALAATAQDSAALWEVVAIASGHNDAATPLATWVLLERFKEVLVFANQRLSQMSAGRYELVHVDDEAGTRSRTDRGLGLGIIDHFSGSGIRGPKTLSGGETFYVSLSLALALADVVTAESGGVTMDTLFIDEGFGSLDPETLQNVLAELGRLQAGGRTVGIVSHVEELRRQVADRIEVTHSPTGSRLRVIAS, from the coding sequence ATGCGACTACACCGCCTGACCATCACCGGGGTGGGTCCCTTCGCCGGCACCCAGACCATCGACTTCGACCGCTTCGCCGACTCCGGCCGCTTCCTACTGACCGGCCCCACCGGATCGGGCAAGACCACCATCATCGACGCCATCGTCTTCGCCCTCTACGGGGAGGTGGCGGACTCGGACGGCTCCTCCAAGCAGCGGATCCGCTCCACCCTGGTGGCCGGCACCGACCCCAGCGAAGTCGAGCTCGTCTTCTCCACCTCCGCCGGCGTCTACCGCATCCTGCGCACCCCCGAGTACATGCGCCCCAAACTGCGCGGAGACGGCACCACCAGGCAGAACGCATCCGTGAAGCTGTGGCGGCTGTCCGCCCCCGACGGCGCACCCGCCACCGAGCCGATCACCCGCATCGACGAGGCCGGCCAGGAGATCCGGCGAATCGTCGGCCTTGACCGCGAGCAGTTCACCCAGACCGTCATCCTGCCCCAGGGGAAGTTCGCCCAGTTCCTGCGGGCCGAGTCCAAGCAGCGCCGCCGACTACTGCGCGACGTATTCGGCACCCGCATCTTCGACGACATGCAGGAGGCGCTGCGCGTGCGCGGCCGCGCCCTGGAGCAGCAAGTGGAATCCGCCCGCCAGGCGCTGCGCGCCCGCGCCGACATCCTGGCGCCACTGCTTACCGACGCCGAGCCCGCAGCACAGCTGGAGGCCCTCGTGGCCGCCCACATGCCCGACGCCGAAGCCATCACCGCCATCGGGGCCGCTGCCGTGCGGGCCGCCACCGCGGCGGTCGAACCCGCCCAGCAGGCTCTGGACGCCGCCGCCACCGCCCACCAGGCGGCGACCGACGCCGTCAACGCCGCCACCTCCCTGCAAGAACGACTGGACCGGCGCGCCCGCCTGGTGGCCGAGCACCAGCAGCTCGAAGCCTGCGCCGCCCAGGACGCCGCCGACGCCGCCCGTGCAGAGGCCGCCCGCAGGGCCGCCACCGTCATCCCCGTGCTGGCCCGCGCGCAGGACGCCACCCGCACCGCCCACGACGCCCACCAGGACGCCGTCAAGCTCCTGGCGGACAACCGCCCCCTCGACACCGGCACCGAGGCCGACCCAGGCACCGCGGCCCCGCTCACCATCGCCGAGTACGAGCCCACCCGGGCATCGCTGGAAGGGCTCACCACCCTGATCCCGGCCACCGACGCGCCCACGCCGACCGCCCCGGACTGCCCACATGCGCGCCCCGCCCTGGACGCCCTCACCGAGGCCGCCCATGCCATCACCACCCGCAGCCATTCCCTGCGCACCCGGGCGGGGAGCCTCAGCGCCGTCGTCGAACTCGAAGACGGTATGGACGCCCGCACCCTGGAAATGGAGGCGGCACGGCAGCGCCTCGCCACCGGCCAGGCGGACACCGACGCCGCCGCCACCCAGCTGGCACAGCGACCAGCTCGGCAGGCCGAGCTGGAGGCGGCGCTCACCGCGGCGCGCGCCGCCCAGGGAAGAGTGCCCGAGCTGCGCGTGGAGCGGGCCGAGCATGCCGAACGCCTTGAGGCCGCCCGGCGCGCAGATGCGCTGACCGGCCGGATCGCCGCCGCACAGGTCGGCGTCGAGTCCGCCACCGCCGCAGCACGCGAGGCCGGCGCCCTCGTGTCGCAGCGGCGCGAGGCGTGGATCAGTGCCACGGCCGGCTCAATCGTCACCGAGCTGGCCCCTGGCCGCCCCTGCCCGGTGTGCGGCTCAACCGAGCACCCCGCACCCGCCGTCCCCGGCCAGGAGACCATCTCCCGCGCGGAGGTTCAGGCCGCCGAGGCCGCCCAGCGCCAGGCAGACACCGACCTCGCGGAGCAGGTCAAGAACCACGAGGCGCTCGTCGCCGAGCAGGCAACCGCCCGCGCCACCGCCGGGCCGGCCCCCACCACGGAACTCGACCAGGCACTGGAGGACGCGCGCCGTGAGCTCGACGCCGCACAGCAGGCCGCCGCGCCCGCAGCGGAGCTGGAGTCCCAGCTAGCCGACTTCACCCGCACCACCGAGCAGCTGCGCACCCGGCTCGAACAGCGGCGGACCGAGCTCGCCCAGGAAGGCGCCCGACTCGACTCGCAGGCAGAAGCACTCACCCGCGACCGGGAGCGCTGCCGCACCGCGCAGGGCGGCTACGAGTCCGTCGCCGCACACATGCACGCCCTGAGCGCCGCCGCCGACACCGCCGGGCGGCTAGCGGACCTACTCACCCGGGCAGCCGAGGCCACCAAGCGGGCCATGCACGCCCACACCGAGCTGGCCGAAGCCATCACGCAGGGCGGCTTCGCCTCCGCGGCCCAGGCCCAGGCCGCCTCCCTGAGCGGCCCCGAGCTCGCCGCCCTGGAGCAGAAGGTCGCCGAGGTCACCCTCCGGCGCGAACGCGTCCGGCACGGCCTGACCCAGGATGAGACCATCGCCTCCCTCACAGGCGAGGAGACCGCCGACGTGGCCGGCGCCCGCGCGCGCCTGGCCACCGCCGACTCCGCCTACCGCACCGCAATGGAGGCGCTGGAACAGGCCGGATCCCGCCGGGACCGCATCCAGGAGGCCGCCGACGGCGTCGAGCACGCCGCCACCGCCCTGGCCGCCACCGCCCAGGACTCCGCCGCGCTGTGGGAGGTGGTCGCCATCGCCTCCGGGCACAACGACGCCGCCACCCCGCTGGCCACCTGGGTGCTGCTGGAGCGCTTCAAGGAGGTGCTGGTATTCGCCAACCAGCGCCTGTCCCAGATGTCCGCGGGCCGCTACGAGCTCGTGCACGTAGACGATGAGGCCGGCACCAGGAGCCGCACCGATCGCGGGCTCGGCCTCGGCATCATCGACCACTTCTCCGGCTCCGGGATACGCGGACCCAAGACGCTGTCCGGCGGGGAGACCTTTTACGTGTCCCTGTCCCTCGCCCTGGCCCTGGCCGACGTCGTCACGGCCGAATCCGGCGGCGTGACCATGGACACGCTGTTCATCGACGAGGGCTTCGGCTCCCTGGACCCCGAGACCCTGCAGAACGTACTGGCGGAGCTGGGCCGCCTGCAGGCCGGCGGCCGCACGGTCGGCATCGTCTCCCACGTGGAGGAGCTGCGCCGGCAGGTGGCCGACCGCATCGAAGTCACCCACTCCCCCACGGGCTCCAGGCTGCGCGTCATCGCCTCCTGA
- a CDS encoding DUF6912 family protein yields the protein MRVYLPATASDLAAARISARTAHAATPTLAAVFPEEDQEGLEVSASLCAADASVLLLAEPGARDQADRRVVIAADVDDELVREVPVEGDVLPGTVQVTAAVEWESVAALLVDEADAEADVRAARTGDEAAFERAADADLLWYDVSERAALAQELAATP from the coding sequence ATGCGCGTTTACCTTCCCGCCACGGCCTCCGATCTGGCCGCCGCCCGAATCAGTGCCCGCACCGCCCACGCCGCCACGCCCACGCTGGCCGCGGTGTTCCCGGAGGAGGACCAGGAGGGCCTGGAGGTGTCGGCGAGCCTGTGCGCCGCCGATGCCTCGGTGCTGTTGCTGGCTGAGCCCGGTGCCCGGGACCAGGCCGACAGGCGCGTGGTGATCGCTGCGGATGTTGATGACGAGCTGGTCCGGGAGGTGCCGGTGGAGGGTGACGTCCTGCCCGGCACGGTTCAGGTGACCGCAGCCGTCGAGTGGGAGTCGGTGGCGGCCCTGCTGGTGGATGAGGCGGATGCGGAGGCCGATGTGCGCGCCGCCCGCACCGGGGACGAGGCCGCCTTCGAGCGTGCCGCCGATGCGGACCTGCTGTGGTACGACGTCTCCGAGCGCGCGGCGCTCGCACAGGAACTGGCCGCCACCCCCTGA
- a CDS encoding Fis family transcriptional regulator, translating into MNWDNLLADLESRFDAERRADLAAEAAELAEAEIAGLHLADRLRGAVGRTVHLRTRGGTGVDGVVSRAEQTFVLLDEGDGLQSLVPLQAIALASPLPGPAPATTGRRPSIQALLRQLARAGTQVRVVFAAGEVTGRLARVGADYIDVVRDGAASVRAPGAVTIALSTIEVVRSR; encoded by the coding sequence ATGAACTGGGACAACCTCCTGGCCGACCTGGAAAGCCGCTTCGATGCGGAGCGCCGCGCCGACCTCGCCGCCGAGGCCGCCGAACTCGCCGAGGCGGAAATCGCCGGCCTGCACCTGGCGGACCGCCTGCGCGGCGCCGTCGGCCGCACCGTGCACCTGCGCACCCGTGGTGGGACAGGAGTCGACGGCGTCGTCAGCCGCGCCGAGCAGACCTTCGTGCTGCTGGACGAGGGTGACGGGCTGCAGTCGCTCGTGCCGCTGCAGGCAATCGCCCTGGCCTCACCACTGCCCGGCCCGGCGCCGGCCACCACCGGGCGCCGCCCCAGCATTCAGGCGCTGCTAAGGCAGCTGGCACGCGCAGGCACACAGGTACGCGTGGTCTTCGCCGCAGGCGAGGTCACCGGGCGGCTCGCCCGCGTAGGCGCCGACTACATCGACGTCGTCCGCGACGGCGCCGCCTCGGTGCGCGCGCCCGGAGCAGTCACCATCGCACTGTCAACGATCGAGGTGGTGCGCAGCCGCTGA